The uncultured Desulfatiglans sp. DNA window TATCGGATCTACGACGACGAAGTATGTCCTGATGGATGAAAACAGGGTGATCATTCACAAGCGCTACGTGCCGACGCAGGGAAAACCCATCGAGGTGGTGAAGGAACTCCTGGGGGAATTGCAGTCCGAATGGGGCGGTGCGCTGGAAATCACCGGTACGGCGACTACAGGGTCCGGTCGAAACGTTGTGGGGGATTTTCTCAATGTCGATCTCATGATCGACGAGATCACGGCGCATGCCCGCGGTGCTGTCGAGATGGACGCCGCGGTGGACACGATCTTCGAGATCGGTGGTCAGGATTCGAAATACATCTATATCGCGAATACGCACCCGCTTGATTTCGATATGAACAAGGTCTGCGCTGCTGGGACCGGCAGTTTCCTCCACGAGCTGTCAAACAAGTATGGGATCAACATCGTCGGGGAATTCCAGGATATCGCTCTTTCATCGTCGGCTCCGGTTCCGTTGGCCGAGCGCTGTACGGTATTCATGGAATCGGACCTGGTTTCCTATCTTCAGCGGGGGGCGCCGGTCAAGGATTTGATGGCGGGGCTTTGCTATGCCATCGTGTCCAATTATCTCAACCGCGTCGTGGGCAAGCGCCGCATCGGAGAGCGGATCATGTTCCTGGGGGGCCCTTCCCTGAACAAGGCGGTTGTGGCTGCCTTTGAAAACGTTCTCGGCAGGGGCCTGCTGGTGCCTCGGCATCGTGAGGTCCTGGGGGCCTATGGTGCGGCTTTGAGTGTTCAGGAACTGATGGCCTACGAAGGAAAGGGCGAGAGCAGTTTCAGAGGTATAGCCAGCGCTGTTGCGGATAACATGGAATACGAAGAGAAGATCTGCCATGCCGATCCCAATTGCCACAACCAGTGCAAGCTGAAGATTTATCATTTCGACGGGCGGCGGAGCGTGTGGGGCGGCGAATGTGGCCGCTACGACGTGACGCGGGGGCGCGGCGAGAAAAAACCCAATTATTTTGCGCTGAGACAGCGCGTTATGGATGAATTTCTGGACGGCGTGGCGTTGACCCTCAAAGAGGGGGAGACGCGCCTGGAGGCGGACGGGCGGCCGACGGTCGGGCTTCAGAGGGCCCTGTACGTGCATCAGACGGCGGTGCTTTGGGCGCATTTTTTCGATCGGTTGGGGTTCAGACTGGTGCTGACCCCTCCAACGACGCCCGCCATCTCCTCGCGCGGCATCGAATCCATGGCCGCAGAAACGTGCTATCCGGTAAAGGTTTCGCACGGACATGCCCGCATGCTGATCGGCAGGACGCGCCACCTCTTCATGCCCTTCATGATCACCATGGAGAAGCCTCAGGAGGCCGAAAAGGGCTTTTATTGTCCCATGGTGCAGGGCAACGCTTATATGCTGCAGTCCGCTTTGGGAATTGATCTGAAGAAGGCGTTGAGCCCGACAGTCTACCTTGATCGGGATCCTAAGACCATAGCCATGGCCTTGACCGAGGCCTTGGGTCCAAAGCTCGGTGTGCACTTTGCTGAGACGCACCAGGCCCTGATCCATGCTTTGGGGAAGCAAGCGGCTTTCAGCCGCCGGCTGATACAGGAAGGCGATCGGGTCAGGGCCGCTATGGATGAACATGAGCCGCTCGTTGTGGTGACGGGCAGGCCCTACAATCTATATGACGAAAGGCTCAATCTGCGTCTTGGGCAGAATTTGGGGAAGATTGGTTTGACAGCCCTGCCGATGGATTTCCTTGATGTGTCGGCAGTGGACCTTTCCGACTTCCCCAGCATGTATTGGGGCTTGGGTGCACAGATCCTCAGGACGGCGAAGATCATCAAGGAGCACGATCACCTCTTCGGTCTGCATCTGACCAACTTCGAGTGTGGGCCGGATTCCTTTCTGGAGCATTTTTACCGCTATATCATGGGGGACAAGGCCTACCTCATTCTGGAACTGGATGAGCACAGCGCCGTAGCTGGTGTGATGACGCGTCTGGAGGCCTATCAAAACGTTATTGAAAACGTGCTGCGAAAGCAGCAGCAAGGGTTCAACGGCGCCCTGGACCACAGGGCAGCCAATTAGTTTCCGTCCGGAAATGGTCTTTTTGGCCAATCTCGGCGTCGATCTGCACGTTTGCTTGTGCGGCGACCACCAGGTTGCCTCTGCGCAAACGCTGGATTTCCTTGATATGGGCCAAACCGGGACCCGCCGCGAAGCGGTGGGACTGAGCACCCGAAGGGTGTGAAGAAAAATCCTCATTTCCGGATTGGAAACCTTGCCGCGCCGGATGCTCTTTTCCGGATGGACACCGATCAGTTTCCATCCGGAAGAGGAAAAACGCACCATCGAGCGCCACAGAGTCGATCTCATGAAGGATACAACTGCCAATGTGATAAGGTTTCAGGCGCTTACCGAACGGGTAGGCCGGGTGAACCTTCGGAACAAGACCTTTCTGATCCCCCAGATGAACCGGATCGGTTCGCATCTCCTGGCGGCGACCTTTCGGGGTTTCGGCATCCGTGCCCAGGTGATGGAAACATTCAAGGGGCTCGACCTCGGGAAGGAGTATACCTCGGGGAAGGAATGTTTCCCCTGTCAAGTGACGACGGGAGACATTCTGTACCACATGAAAAAGGAAAAAGAGCGGCTTGGAGATGCCTTCAAGGCCGATGATTACGTCT harbors:
- a CDS encoding putative CoA-substrate-specific enzyme activase (Evidence 3 : Putative function from multiple computational evidences), which produces MYAGIDAGSVAVKGIVIDQAGEIVHACPYARHFGRVEEKIQELIAQLYADIGPESFRSISFTGNHARKLAEDLDAFYEFENITQVLGALHVEPKARSIISMGGQDTALFEIGHEAGASKAGEGEWELAYFNSNGPCASGTGSFIDQQAQRLATALYETEKVVSQEAIDQVLADFIELGSKSLKPAHVACRCTVFTKSDMIHLQNKGERLEDIIFGLHIGNARNYMSTIVSNRRLRAPILFIGGLTLNRLQVQAFKAYFPDLVIPPYATATGALGVALQALRSGHRGVVEEKRLEEIRSSRMVNLPSAQRLILRKTLFPEGNLVASKPLKKKTRVYLGLDIGSTTTKYVLMDENRVIIHKRYVPTQGKPIEVVKELLGELQSEWGGALEITGTATTGSGRNVVGDFLNVDLMIDEITAHARGAVEMDAAVDTIFEIGGQDSKYIYIANTHPLDFDMNKVCAAGTGSFLHELSNKYGINIVGEFQDIALSSSAPVPLAERCTVFMESDLVSYLQRGAPVKDLMAGLCYAIVSNYLNRVVGKRRIGERIMFLGGPSLNKAVVAAFENVLGRGLLVPRHREVLGAYGAALSVQELMAYEGKGESSFRGIASAVADNMEYEEKICHADPNCHNQCKLKIYHFDGRRSVWGGECGRYDVTRGRGEKKPNYFALRQRVMDEFLDGVALTLKEGETRLEADGRPTVGLQRALYVHQTAVLWAHFFDRLGFRLVLTPPTTPAISSRGIESMAAETCYPVKVSHGHARMLIGRTRHLFMPFMITMEKPQEAEKGFYCPMVQGNAYMLQSALGIDLKKALSPTVYLDRDPKTIAMALTEALGPKLGVHFAETHQALIHALGKQAAFSRRLIQEGDRVRAAMDEHEPLVVVTGRPYNLYDERLNLRLGQNLGKIGLTALPMDFLDVSAVDLSDFPSMYWGLGAQILRTAKIIKEHDHLFGLHLTNFECGPDSFLEHFYRYIMGDKAYLILELDEHSAVAGVMTRLEAYQNVIENVLRKQQQGFNGALDHRAAN
- a CDS encoding hypothetical protein (Evidence 5 : Unknown function), coding for MVFLANLGVDLHVCLCGDHQVASAQTLDFLDMGQTGTRREAVGLSTRRV